From the genome of Nicotiana tabacum cultivar K326 chromosome 17, ASM71507v2, whole genome shotgun sequence:
CTCTGGTTTGTGTCATAAGCTTTTTGACACTTCAAGAGTGCATTTCCAAGATGATGGTGCATTAGCCATTTTCTTGAGGAAAACTGcaacatcttctttttgttctcAAAATGCTAAGATCAGCTAATCTTGATCTTGTTAGATTGGAGTGTCCAAGCAATTGTCAGCTGGGTACTATCCGAGGCTTTTGGCAGTGAGAATGTAGCTATTGTTGCTGAAGAAGATGTGGAAGTTCTTTCGAAGCCTAGCTCGGTTGGCCTGTTAGAAGCAGTAGTGAGAACCGTGAATGAGTGTCTAGCAGATGCACCCCGTTTTGGACTGAAAGGTCCTGGTACTGATCTTGATGCTAAATCTGTTCTTGCGGCCATAAGTCGGTGCAACTTGGCCGGCGCCAGAGGTAGCAAGTTTTGGGTACTGGATCCTGTTGATGGAACATTGGGTTTTGTACGTGGAGATCAATATGCCATTGCTTTGGCATTGATAGAAGATGGAGAACCTGTGCTTGGGGTTCTCGGGTGTCCAAATTACCCTATGAAGAAGGAATGGCTTAGTTATCAAAATGGTTATCGGAGAATCTTATCTAGGTTGACCTCCCAAACATCTGTATCTGGGGATAGAGGTTCTGTACTTTATGCAAGGAAAGGTGGCGGCAAGGCTTGGATGCAACCATTACTGTATGGAGAAAAGAACTTTGTGTGGCCAAACTCTGCAAAGCAAATCAAAGTCTCCTCCATAGATAATCCAGCATTGGCTACCTTTTGTGAACCAGTTGAGATAGCAAATTCAAGCCATTCATTCACAGCAGGACTGGCCCATAGTGTTGGACTTAGGTAAGTATCTCTCAGAATTCTCTCTTGTATTCCAAAGCTAATCTCCTTGACTTAAAGACAACGCACAAATAGTGTTGTCAAAGACGAAAAGCGTTAAAAAGCATTCTAGGTCTATCGAGGCATTAAGCGTTAAGCGTAAttaaagtatggactttagttaAAAAAGGTACACCAATAAaagttattatattatatgtAATGCAAGAAAAAGTAACAACTTCATTCGGAATAATTTCTTTAACAATTCATATATCCTTTTGCCAATCATATCTATTGCTtagctaagttgctcggacacgggtgcGGGTGTCCGACACGGGTACGGATCTAAAGGTCAGATCAttcgagatgtaaattctaaaATTCGGGGATACGAATCCTAGTACGGATACGGGTGCGAGGATccgattaaaaataatttaaaaatataaaaatatctctaaattatgtgaaattttgTTGAATACTTACTTATAGCTTgtaaattgtgaatttcttttttattctcaagttatagataagtaaaggattgatttcctagacaaggtatgctattttcttcaaatttacccaagttttggttctgatttcgGAAATCAAATTGTATCTCATCTCGAAGTTTTTCCGTCtgtcgtggtcaaagtacccaaaattgtttgaccacATCGGGAAtggatcccatacccacacccatattagtgtcgtgtcgacacggaTGCGGCACCTAAACTGtcgtgtcggagcaacttagtTGCTTAGTACCGCTCTTAGCAAGATAGAACTTTTGGGCAATGAGGCGCACGCCTTAGTGCCTTGCCAACACCGAAGTGCAGTCTAGGTAAGGCGAAGCGCCTACCTTGAGCTTCTAGGCTTAAGCGCGCCTTAATtgagcctttgacaacactgcgCACAAAGCTTTGAAGATGCTATATTTACGATTGCTTTCAAGTTCTCTGAGCGTTTGTACTCTATTTCCTGTTACTCTTTACCCGTGACAGCTACAAATGTGTTCACGGAAATTACTCTGCATCTTTAAGTAATATGTTCATGCATTCAGATGTCTTTTAAAGCTTGCTGACAGCATATCAACTGCAGGAACCAGCCATTACGTGTATATAGCATGGTGAAGTATGCAGCCATAGCTCGAGGAGATGCTGAGATATTCATGAAATTTGCAAGGGCTGGTTACAAGGAGAAAATATGGGATCATGCAGCTGGTGTTCTTATCATTGAAGAAGCCGGCGGTGTGGTGACAGATGCAGGAGGGCGGCCGCTAGACTTCTCCAAAGGCGTATACTTAGAAGGACTTGATCGAGGTATAATTGCTTGCGCTGGAGCCAAACTACACGAAAAGATCATCCGGGCTGTAGATGCTAGCTGGAACTCCTCTAGCCTTTAACCTACTGTATGTTACTTAAAAAATGTTCAGCCCAAATGTTGTCAAATGGTGTGCATAAGGCTCATCAGttgcaaatataaataaatcatagcATTATACTGCAATTTTGGGTACTGATTGTTGAACCATGAATTCATTCTGTACAGTAAAATCAACTTTTAGGCAGATTGATTTCTCTGAAGGAAATTCCAAGATATTATATTTATCTTTTGAACCATGTGAGTGGATTTTCCTGAATATCTCATCAGttgcaaatataaataaatcacatCTTCCTCCTTTTCGATCGTTGTAACTTATAACTATAATTGAACATTTCAGTTCGGATTGTAACTTCTTAATGGAACTGTCACCGCAGAAATTTACAAATGATTTACTTTtactcctaaaaataataattacaacAAGTCGATATCACACTTGACATTCTAATATGCAATTAGACTCACATTTCCAGTT
Proteins encoded in this window:
- the LOC107819145 gene encoding 3',5'-bisphosphate nucleotidase AHL, with translation MSYTCTATSFPIKVPHTLFHSRKFNDVFPKNQILGTLSFSSKKNSRFGFTNQTISLSQCCSQTNFLSTMDEDCKLEVSSTDIPEGYCKELEIAVRAVHMACLLCQRVQDNLLSKTSEQVHSKEDNSPVTIADWSVQAIVSWVLSEAFGSENVAIVAEEDVEVLSKPSSVGLLEAVVRTVNECLADAPRFGLKGPGTDLDAKSVLAAISRCNLAGARGSKFWVLDPVDGTLGFVRGDQYAIALALIEDGEPVLGVLGCPNYPMKKEWLSYQNGYRRILSRLTSQTSVSGDRGSVLYARKGGGKAWMQPLLYGEKNFVWPNSAKQIKVSSIDNPALATFCEPVEIANSSHSFTAGLAHSVGLRNQPLRVYSMVKYAAIARGDAEIFMKFARAGYKEKIWDHAAGVLIIEEAGGVVTDAGGRPLDFSKGVYLEGLDRGIIACAGAKLHEKIIRAVDASWNSSSL